In Xenorhabdus griffiniae, the genomic window GTAGAAGTGATGTAATAGAAGGACGGTTAGTTTATACCGAAAAATTAGGGTGGGTAGATACTGGGCATTCAAAAGGTAATGATGCCAGAATGTTAATGGCTGCTATAAATTCAGGTGATGATACTAAAGAATCATACTTTACCATTAAATACACACAATACATGGGTCTTGGATTAAAATATGGCACATCTAAAATAACAAGATGGAGGGTTAGAAGAGGATTATCTTTAAATGATAAAAAGAGAGTTGCACTTACTATTATGATGTATACCACTCATCTATTTGAAGCGCATCAAGATTCATTTCCCTTTAATTGGTATACAGATAGTGGGTACAGTGGTGAGGATTTGGTTTCAAATCTACTTGGTTTTTATCAGGCTATAAATGGAATTGATTATTTACCTCAGCTTCAATCTATAAGTAAAGAAGATGCACTAAAAAGATGGGATTATTATGGCGCTATAGGAAAGTATAAAAATAAAATGTTTAAGCCTTTATTGTTCCCTGATCCCAAAAAATACCCTAATAATGCTAGACCATATTATTCTTCTTTGCCTACATTTCTTAATACTATATCACCGATCACTGATATAGATAGGAGTCATTTGCTAATACATATTGAAGATAGAACAGGATATAACATACATGCAGTAAGAGATGTGGGGATTGAACTTGAATAAGATTATTAAAATTACATTTATAGCTCTGTTTTTTTTAGGGCTGATTTTTACTATCCCTATTTTATTTGTAGATAACCATTTTTCATATACAAAAAATGACTTTATTAGGTATAATTTATTTACCTTTGATGAAGTTAAAAACATTCCTATCATTTCAAATGATTATATCATATCCTATGACTCACCAGATGGTGTAAAACCAATGGCTAATTCAATTCTATTTTCAAATGTAAATCCAAATAGTAAAGTAGAATTAATAAATTATATTGAAAAATTAGGTTATATAAAAGATATAAACGCATATTGGAATACAAATGGAAGCGAATCTTGGAGTAAAGGGAATTTGTTTATACAGATAAAACAAAATGATACTGACCGTACCATTTTGTTTTTAGTTGAGAAGAATTAAAATACATTCTCTTCTCTTATACTGTAGCCTGATGTGCCAGCGATGTGATGTGTCCATGTTATGCTATCATATGAAATTGTTATACTTTCATATGGTTGCATATCATTATGGCTTAGTGAATTAGGATAATGGCTGGAGATGTTTTTTATAGTGGCATTCGTTAATTTGATAGAGTAAAATTTTTCTAATCCCCCGGCTGAACTATTCCTATATATATCAAGAAGACAGTCTAAATGCTCATTATTTGATATTGAAACTCCTAATAATGGCGATGATTTATCTATTGGCTTTGTTATTATTATAGGTTGGTGATTTACATTCTGTTCTCTACTGATATCGTGATCTATAGAGTAAACCAATATTTTATCTTTATTTTCTTCTTGATATTTATTACCTATTGAATCATAGGTTGAACAACCTGCTGATATCAACCCTTGCTTTTTGCCGTTTAAGGTCATGTAAATAATGTTAGCCATTTCCTTTCCTTATGTTTGTTATTTATTCAATCCGAAATATATAACTATTCTCTTGTTTGTCAATAGCCGCATTCATAATTTACTATAAAACAAAATGACAATGATAAAAAATATAACTTAGAAATCAAAAACACTATAACTTAACAAGAGTTATATATTACTTTGAGTGATTTTGATAATTATTATATGAAATAATATTTTTCCAGATAGTTCTTAGTGAGTTATTTAAACTGATAATTTTAATTATGTGTTGATGTATATCAAGACATAAAAATATTTTTATGCGCTAATTACTCTCTTAAACAAGAACAATGATCACTTAAAATTAGGAAATTTAGTCTTCCTACCAGAGATAGCCCCCTATAAATCTTTTTCATCCTCTCAGTTATGCACCCTGTGCGCAATCCTCTGAAAGCCTTGCTACATCTGGATTTACGGTAATTAATATAATATTCATTCACTGTACCCTCTGTTCACCCCCTTTTTTTACACTAATGAAGAGAATGTATAGTTGATGTATAGCTAAGAAATAACTATACATCTATTATTTTCTTTTAAATACAGATAGATATTTAAAATGGTGCATAGAATGCAGACTTAAACCCAAAAGTTTTATAGAGAGGATTTAAAGCCTCGGCACTCAGGCACTGACGGCAGCCACTCTTCGGCTTCTTCGGACAACTCAACGTTATAAGAATAACCTTTCTTGGTTCGCACTTTCCGATACTCTTTTTTATACTCCAGCATAATTTTGGGAAGAGATTCGCCGAACTTGGTCAGTGTGAGCGGGCGTTCAAAGCCGTGCGCTTCCATAAAAGAAAGATAAGCATGATATAAATACATTCTCGGTGCCCGTGGACTGATATTCTTAGTGCCCATCTTCATCCCAGTTGCATCATTGACAGCGACCAGATAACCGCAAAAGCGATACAACGGATCGGAATTGCTTTTTACCGTTAACGCCTCGTTAGAATCGCGTTGCGCCTGTAGCAGCTTTTTAGCCTCGTTCTGGTCGGCAAATTCGTTTAATAAATGGCGGATAATAATGGGCAGTTCCCGACTGATTTTCTCCGGTAAGTGTGGATCTTTAATAAAATGAAAGCGGTCAGTACCGCCGCAAATCGGGCAAGCGCCGTGTTTGCCTTTTGCCGGAACATCAACACCACAAGCAGGCAACAGGCTTTGCCAGTGATTGATGGCTGATGTTTTCACTGTTCGAATCACATCTAACGGGCGGCTGTTCTGATTATTATTTCCCTGACTCATGATCACTCATCCTCGCCATTAACCGCTGCATAGAGCGAATAGTAAACTTCCTGATTAATATCACAGGCTAGCGACAGCAAATCGTGTAACTCTTCCGAACAGTGTTGGCTTGCCTGTTCAAGAATGACCTCATATAAAGAGGTACATAAACCCGCACGAAATGAAGCCTGACCTAATGGATCGGATTTTCTGTATACAATGCAATTAACTAATTTATTCACTGGATTCTGTGGGGCATATTTCGACAGGTCGCGATAAACCTCCTGATGAATGCCGTGTGCCAATGCAATCAGGTTATTTAAATTGATTTCACAGCGTTCATCTTTGGCTTTTTGGGTAATGAATGTGAAAAGTGAAATACCCAGACCAGCACGATATAGCGCCTGTTTCAGTGAGATAGGGTTATTACTCATGGTATGCCCCCTGAACGGAGGTCAAGCACATAGGGAAGATTTTAGGCAAACAGACTTTGCCCTTTCTGGTTAGAAAGGTATATTGATACATAGCTACCTCGATACTGTTATTATCGTTGGTTGTTAGCCCTCGTTCAGTGTTGGTAGCACTGTTCGGGGGCGTTGATTTTATAGGTTTTACCATGTTAAGGTGGTCACCTATTAAAGATAAAACTAATTCAATAGGTGGTCACTTGTCAACAATAAAACGAGACAAAAGCCCGAAAGGTGATGGGCAATCCCCACAATTTAGAATGCGTATAACTCCAGAACTGAAAGAACAGTTTGAAGATGCAGCCCTAAAATCAGGAATGAGCCTAGCTAATTGGCTTAAAACTTTGGGACGTAATGAACTAGAACGATTAGGAATTAAACCTAAAGGCTGAGCTGAATAAATTTTATTAATTCGGTTCATAGGTCTTTTATCCTAAAAATTAATTATTTCGAAGGTGACTTTTGCAATGTCACCTTTTATTTTTTTATTAGGCTGTCTGAACACGGCGAGTTGAAACCAAATAACCATCAAGATCTGATTTTAAATAAATAACTTTACGGCCTACCTTATGATATGGAATTTTTTCTTTTCCGGTATATGCCCAATTAGCGAGAGTTTGAGCAGTAACACCAAGATAAGCAGCGGCTTCTGCTCTGGTGAATTTATCTAAAATTGCTGAGGTAGGATGTGTTTTCATTTTTATCACTATGTATTATTGATTATCAGTAGTGATAGATTACTTATAACTAACTATTAAAAATAGTAGTCCATTTTGTATAAAATCTTATACAGAAATCGCCACGATCTTGTATATTGATTGCTACTAATTAAAAAAATAGGTAAATGTAAACTAAAACAATCTGATTGACATTTACCTAATCAAAATTCAGAATAATAATTCTGTAAAATTTATCTTTTTTGGTTAATTATTTTGGATAAATCTTTAATTGAAATCATCGGTTCTTTTCTATGTATCATTCTATGACAGTTAGAGCAAACTATTGCTAAATCAGATAGTTCATTTCTAGTTTCACCATCACTTTTATGTAATGGATTTAAATGATGGACTTCACAAAAATTCTCACCAATGTCACCATAAAACTCAAAAAAATTAAAATCACAAACTTCACATCTTAGAACGCCTTTCTCATCTAAAACGCTTTTTTCTTTTTCTTAACAAGGTCGTAGTTTCTTTCTCTTATAATATGAGATCGTAAACGTGGATTACCTTCAATTCCAAAATAATCTAGATCAATATCTGGAATGTTATTATCTACTTTTCTACCATAAATTAAGTCGAGAACTTTTTTAACATGTTCTTCACTCTCAGGCTTATCTGCATACCAAATAAGGCTTTGCCCAATCCCTCCTTCTACTTTTCTAGGTATTAGCAGAGTGCGTTTTTCAACAGGTAATAAAAAAGCATCATCCCATAATGCCTTTATACGAAATATATTTATATCGTTTCTTTTCTGCTTTTCAGAGGGAGTATCTAATTCCTGTGGTTCACGATATACAGTTGCATTTTTATACCAACCAACAACAACCGTTCCGCCACGTTCATGGCGGGCGAGCCAAACAACTGTGATATTATCAATTTTGTTATCAGATTTACCAGCCCTAGCCTCTCTATATTAATGTTACCCGGTGATTGAACATATCCATAGACAAAACCATTCACATTAGTGAAATTACAGACTTCAAGCCCTATGTTCTCTTCATTATAAGAGCCACCATCTCGAAGAGAATCACCATCAATTCCATCATATTGATTCATCCAACCAGTATTACAAAAAATAATCGTCATATATGCCTCTAGTATATTTGATAGATATAGCTAAACAAATTATTTTAATATTTCTTGTATTTTTCTATTCGGATAATTGAAAAAGAATTCTTCTTTTATCTTCTTCATTCATTCCAGACAGCATAGAAATAATTTTTTGATCTAATGCTTTTGTATTCTCCATCAGGCCAGCATGTTCCAGTATAGCTTGCTCAATTTTTTTAGCCGGCTCTTGCAATTCGTCAGCGCCAAAATGCAGATAGCCCTGAGTTACATCAGCACTGCGAAATGTCCGATGATTCAATAGCCGTTTTAAAATATAGCTACCGACTCCATTTAATTCAGCAATTGTACCAAATGTACGGCGGGCATCATGCCATTTGAAAGGTATAGGCTTGAGCATATCCAAATTTGGCTCAGGAACAGTAGCAGCGCTGATACGAGAAATAATGTGGCGACATTCTTTGATAACACCTTTCCGACCGGGGAAAACAAGTTTTTGTTCTCCTTGCTTCATCGTTAAGCGACGACGAAATAAATTCCTTAAAGTGTCAGTAATAGGAAGCTCAAGCGGATCACCATTTTTGGTGGTTTCTATCCAGAAATAACGACCGCCCATGTTTACACGTTCCCAAGTAAGGTTAAAAATCTCTGCTTGGCGTAATCCAGTAAACATAGCCATTTCAACCGCATCACATACAGCCGCTGCGATATCATCTCTTTCATTTTCCGCTTTTACCCGCACAATCGTTATAGCACTGAACCAGCGCTCAAGTTCATGTGTGCGAATACGCTCTATTTTTCTGACTGTGCCATGCCATTTACATTTTGTGCTCAAAACTGCTGTAGGCGGCTCAGGTAGCAAAACTTTTTCTTCCTCATCTCGATAATGGTCATGTGCGAAACGATAAACAGCCCTTAATGCTCTCGCCCATAAGTCAGCTTGTGCTTTGCTACCACTTCCTACACCCTTACGCAAGGTTGCTTTATTAGCTCCAAACCAAACCGTACCATCGGTGATAGCTTTGTGCCTAAGTTCGACACGTTCCCTATTTATTGATACGAGTGATTGTTGCATCCAATCACCAGAAAAGTTTGTGAGTATGGAGCGATATTGATTAGCTGTAGAGGGCTTTAACCGATGCCCTCGATTCGAAATATAAGTTTCTATAACATCCGATAATGTCACTGTGGTTTTTTTACTGACACGTTTAATCACATTTGGATTCTGGCCTGTAGTAGCGACTTCACCAAGAACTTCTAATGCCTTTGCTCTTGCATTATCAATTGTAAGATCAGGAAAACGCCCCAATGTGGCACGGATAAATTTTCCATTTCTCTTTCTGGAGATGCAAAAACTTTTAACACCGCTAATGCCAATACGAATACGTAACCCGTTTACCAGTGTGTCCCCATATTCAACTTGCCCACGTTTTGCGGGTGGTAAGCTCTCTAATTTAGCTTTCGTAAATTTGAAAGTTTCCACGTCTTCCCTCTTTATATTAAAAAGTGAAATTCCACTTTTCTGTGTTTACCAAGCGATTAGAGTATCCTGTGAATCGTTTTCAAGTTCTAGGATACCTATAGGATGCCATAGACAGGTATTTTAGGTTATTTCTGGTTATTTATACAGTTGTTTAATTGTTCATAATTAATTGAAAATTAAGAATAAGTATAAATGAGTAGAGCGTTAATTCCCGCCTCATAATCGCTTGGTCGCTGGTTCAAGTCCAGCAGGGGCCACCAGATTTATCAAGGGGTTGCATCAAAAGTGCAACCCCTTAGTTTTTTCTAGGATACCGTCACGTATTCAACCTGTTGATGATTGCGTATAATCGCCATTTTTTCGGAGAAATCACATGGCGACTGTTGAAGTAAAATGTCGGTTTTGTCAGCAAACTGAATACGTCAAAAAGCATGGCAAAGGTGAGGCCGGACATCAACGCTATCGTTGTTTCTCCTGCAAACGAACCTTCCAACTGGATTACGCTTATCGCGCCTGCCAAGCGGGTATAAAAGAACACTTTATTGATCTTGCCATGAATAATGCGGTTGTCCGTGTTTTAAAAAACTTAAACCACGAGGCGTAACGACACTCCCACTGGATAATGTCAACGTTCAACTCATGTGTGAAGTTGATGAAGTGGGGTCATTTGTCGGGATAAAAAATGCCAACGTTGGTTATGGTATGCCTGGGAGCCTCGTCTAAAACGCATCATCGCTCATACGTTTGGAGCGAGAAGCAAAAAAACACTCAAGAAACGCTGGCTTCGTTCAATGTTGTTTTCTGGTGTACAGATAATTTCAAGGCTGACAATCTATTACCCAAAAGCCAGCATCTTGTCGGAAAAACCTTCACTCAACGTATTGAGCGGGAGAATTTGACATTGCGCAACCGACTTAAGCGACTCAATCGTAAGACGTTGGGTTATTCGAAGTCACCGGAAATGCATGATAAAGTCATCGGGACTTTCATTGAACGTGAATACGATGTTTAACACAAATCAACGGATTGAATACGTGACGACCCCAAATTCGAAGAGATGCATGACAAAGTGATAGGGACATTTATTGAGCGTGAAAACTATATTTAATAAATAATCTAACTATTCAATACATGACCTTCTGTTGAGCAAGCATACAAATATAGAAATGGCGATGTGAATCGCCATTCTAATAATAAAAATCATTCCTTCACTTTTATTGTGTAGGCCTTATTAAATTTACCTACTTTTGTAAACATATTACCATAAACACCACCAGATATTTTTATAGTTATTTCTCCAGCATGTATAGGCGTTCCTTGAATCTGAATACGGCTATAGTCTTTTTCTGTTGCTGGCAAAACAGGGGTTGTATAATCGCTAGGATTCCATGTTAGACCTGAGTTTGAAGGTGTTATTTTGGCTGAAAAACCCATATCTATAACACCCGGTATATTTATTATTTCATTATATGGAACTCCTACCTGAGCATCTTTTAAATAGTTTCCATCGGGATAAATGGAAACAGTTTTTCCTGTACAAGCAGAAACAAGTAAGATAGATATAATGAAAAAAATCTTTCTCATTTTTATTTTATTGGTTTAAAAACCAACCCTCCAAATGTATGTTTTAAAAAATAATTTAAATCATTATTAGGTTTAACCCGCTCACTAATCCCTCCCCAAGTAAACATATTTAAATTAACTATTTCATTTTCACTATCTAGATTTATTGACTTTCCTTTTGAGCTAACTTCACCTTCCCATACAATCCAATGATTTTTACCTGAAGTTTCACCAACTGATCCTTTTAGCATTCCAACCGATATTAAACTTACAACAATATATCCTTTTCTTATATAATTGTTTAAAGTTATTATATCATTGATATTACTATGGGAAAAAACACTTATATTATCAAAAATTTTCTCATAACCTGCTTTCTCAAACCATTCGGTTAATTTCCCCCACATTGTAACTCCAGCTGTTTCAGCTTCAACTTGATTATAGCTAAAAATAGCATTTTCTGAGTCTCTTAAGCTCGCTAATGTTATCCAATCTAAACCTGAAATTGTTGGTTCTTCATTATTATAGAAAGAACCGCTAGGGTGGCGGCAACCATCACCCGGTTTAATTTCTAATCTACCTATTTTAGTCTTGCCATATTTCCATAACTCACGGGCAGATTGCTCATAAATATCTGGCCTATCCTTCTGTAAGCAATAAAAAAATGCCGCAGGGCCACATAAACTAGCCCATCCTTGTCTTGGATAAGTTTTTTTGCAATTCTATCCTGAATTTCCGATTCAATTTTACTTTTTTCAAATGGATCTTTTTCGTGGCCAACTGGATATTCTTTTGCAATAAACACCCTTTCAGGAATAGACAGTTTTAATTCAACAGTATTATCACCTTCGCTGACAGGTTTTGTTTCGATCGTGCTTTCAAAATAACAGGCATTTTCACGTTTGTTATCCGAACAGGCTTTACCTGCTACAAATTCACCAAGCGTATACATTTTTTTAAACGGGGTTTGCAATGCCTGTGTTGTATTCGAACCATGCTTACGGTAAAGCATGATTTGCATAATATACATGACTGAAAGATCATCATCTGTTTCCTGAGTAATATGTTTTTGAGTTTCATAATTACTCTGTAATTGCGCTTTTTCAACATCCAATAATATATGATGATTTCCTTTTGCATCCTGACGAAAAATAATTAAATCGTAAAGTAAGTTTTCAACAGGTACATTCGATTTAATTTGGGTGTAAACGGTATAAGTTGGCATGGTATTAATCCTTTAAAATATGAAATTCAAGTTTCTTTTTGTCATCAGTGAGATGCCAT contains:
- a CDS encoding Hcp family type VI secretion system effector; the encoded protein is MANIIYMTLNGKKQGLISAGCSTYDSIGNKYQEENKDKILVYSIDHDISREQNVNHQPIIITKPIDKSSPLLGVSISNNEHLDCLLDIYRNSSAGGLEKFYSIKLTNATIKNISSHYPNSLSHNDMQPYESITISYDSITWTHHIAGTSGYSIREENVF
- a CDS encoding toxin-antitoxin system HicB family antitoxin translates to MLRWSPIKDKTNSIGGHLSTIKRDKSPKGDGQSPQFRMRITPELKEQFEDAALKSGMSLANWLKTLGRNELERLGIKPKG
- a CDS encoding helix-turn-helix domain-containing protein, which produces MKTHPTSAILDKFTRAEAAAYLGVTAQTLANWAYTGKEKIPYHKVGRKVIYLKSDLDGYLVSTRRVQTA
- a CDS encoding HNH endonuclease — translated: MGENFCEVHHLNPLHKSDGETRNELSDLAIVCSNCHRMIHRKEPMISIKDLSKIINQKR
- a CDS encoding integrase family protein; translated protein: METFKFTKAKLESLPPAKRGQVEYGDTLVNGLRIRIGISGVKSFCISRKRNGKFIRATLGRFPDLTIDNARAKALEVLGEVATTGQNPNVIKRVSKKTTVTLSDVIETYISNRGHRLKPSTANQYRSILTNFSGDWMQQSLVSINRERVELRHKAITDGTVWFGANKATLRKGVGSGSKAQADLWARALRAVYRFAHDHYRDEEEKVLLPEPPTAVLSTKCKWHGTVRKIERIRTHELERWFSAITIVRVKAENERDDIAAAVCDAVEMAMFTGLRQAEIFNLTWERVNMGGRYFWIETTKNGDPLELPITDTLRNLFRRRLTMKQGEQKLVFPGRKGVIKECRHIISRISAATVPEPNLDMLKPIPFKWHDARRTFGTIAELNGVGSYILKRLLNHRTFRSADVTQGYLHFGADELQEPAKKIEQAILEHAGLMENTKALDQKIISMLSGMNEEDKRRILFQLSE
- a CDS encoding IS1 family transposase, which translates into the protein MATVEVKCRFCQQTEYVKKHGKGEAGHQRYRCFSCKRTFQLDYAYRACQAGIKEHFIDLAMNNAVVRVLKNLNHEA
- a CDS encoding IS1 family transposase, with translation MVCLGASSKTHHRSYVWSEKQKNTQETLASFNVVFWCTDNFKADNLLPKSQHLVGKTFTQRIERENLTLRNRLKRLNRKTLGYSKSPEMHDKVIGTFIEREYDV